The Streptomyces sp. ICC1 DNA window CGACCAGGACCGGGCTGAAGGTCAGGGTGAGGTTGTCGCCGCCCGATTCGTAGAGCAGGGTGTCGACGTCCGGGAACTGTTCGAGCATCTCGGCGCCGGCGGCGAGGTTCATCGTGGGGTCGTCGCGCACGGCGGTGTGCGGGCACGCGCCGGTCTCCACGCCCACGACCCGCTCGGGGTCGAGGACCCCGGCCAGCGCGCGGCGCACGTGGTGGGCGTCCTCCTGCGTGTAGATGTCGTTCGTGATCACGGCCGGCCGGTGGCCGCGCCCGATGAGCACCGGCACCAGGGCCTCGATCAGCGCCGTCTTGCCGGAGCCGACGGGGCCGCCGATGCCGACCCGCAGGACGTTGTCCTCGTTCATCAACAGTCACACACCTTCTGGAGAGCCGGTGGGGTGGAAGGG harbors:
- the ureG gene encoding urease accessory protein UreG produces the protein MNEDNVLRVGIGGPVGSGKTALIEALVPVLIGRGHRPAVITNDIYTQEDAHHVRRALAGVLDPERVVGVETGACPHTAVRDDPTMNLAAGAEMLEQFPDVDTLLYESGGDNLTLTFSPVLVDLFLFVLDTAEGEKMPRKRGPGITESDLLVINKIDIAQYVRCDLVVMESDAHRVRDGRPVALTNCLTGQGLEEVATFIESFRRVPA